AAGCGGGAATGACGTTTTCATTAACCCTGGTGAGCCTGAGGCTCATGACGTTTCACCTGGAACATATCCCACATAAATTTGAATCTATAGTATAGCAATACAGACATTAAATTTCAACAACCAGATAGAAATTTTTCAACAATGGCAAGATTTCGCTCTACCGCCCCTTTGTTCCTCATAATTATCTTATACCCTTTCTCCCCCATTTCCAACTGCCTGCTGTTGTCAGTAAGCAGTCCACTCAGTGTCACTTTAAGACTTTTATCATCTTCAACCATCAAACCGGCGCCCGCTTTTAATATCTCCTCTGTAATCTTCTTAAAATTAAACATATGCCTGCCAAATATGACAGGCTTTTTGTAATACATGGCCTCAAGCGGGTTCTGTCCGCCGTGGGGTATAAAACTCCCGCCGATTATTACGATCGTGGCTATGCTGTAGAGGGTTGACAACTCACCTATTGTATCAACAACTATTACAGTCCTGTACGGTAAATCATTCTTTTCTGCATTAGGAAGCCCTGTCCTCCTGACAACATCAAGCCCCTTTGCCTTAACAATCTTTTCTATCTCTGCTGACCTTTCGATATGCCTTGGAACCATTATCAATCTAAGCTTTTCACCGGGAGATACTGTTTCAAATCCCCCCTTCCCCCCTTTACTAAAGGGGGGTGAGGGGGGATTTTTAAAATCTTTGAGACATTCAAGATATGCTGAAATAATCCCCTCATCTTCACCAGGATGTGTACTTCCTGCTACTATTACCTTGTCATCCTTTTCGATCCCATACAATCGCATCTTTGCACCAATTGCTTCCTCATCCATCTCAATAAACTTCTGGTCATACTTCATGTTGCCGGTTATAGTCACAGAGCCGGCAGGCGCCCCAATCTCCCTCATCCTCTCTGCATCCTCATCACTTTGCATGCAGAAGAGGTCTACATTTGCAAGGACCCTTTTCATAAAGGGGCGAAACCTTCTATAGCCCTTGAATGCATCCGGGGAGATCCTGCCGTTAATGATGAGAGACTTTGCACCGGAACGTTTTACCTCCCTTAGAAAATTGGGCCACAGCTCAGTCTCAACAGAGACATAGATGTCCGGACGGACTCTATTGATAAACCTTTTAACAGACCATGGCAAATCAAATGGCGAGTATAGTATCTGGTCTGCCTCCGGGAGTCTCTGGCGGGCAACGTCATTGCCGGTTGGCGTAACAGTTGACACCGTCAGCCGGATTTCCGGGTGCCTCTGCCTGAGCCCCTTGATAAAGGGAGTAGACGCAATAACCTCACCAACAGATACAGCGTGGACATGGACACGCAACCTGTCCTTCCCCGCTCCCGGCCCTGATATTGAGGAATGCCCTCCGGCAAACCCCAGTTTTTCCCAGAAACCCTTTCTGTGCTTCTCCTTTGTCAGGACCTTGTATAACCAGAAGGGGAGTGTGATTATGGCGAGAAATATAAGAAGGAAATTATAAATTAAATACATGTGGTTCCCCGGGCAAGCCCAAGTATACTGAATTATCAGTAGCCCGACAAGTAACCACTGGTATTTATCTGAAAATGCTCCTATCTACGTGTCATTCCCACGGAACCTGTCCCCGCAGGATTTAAGCGTAGAGTGGGAATTCAGAATCAGGCCTCGGTCTGGATTCCCGCTTACGCTGGAATGACGTTTTCTCAATCGCTTGTGAGCCCTGAGCTGTGAGCGTGCCAAACAGTCGAAGGGCTCATGACGGTTTGTCAGGAATGAAAGGATATATTATTTCTTTTAAGTTTCATTTAAGCTCTCTGCGCTAAGCTGATTCCATCTTAAGTTACATGCATAAGAGATTAAACTTTAAAGGTCTTAAGAAAGGTGGAAGGAAGATGGAAATAGGTACAGAAAAAGTCAAGGTGTGGGACCCCTTCGTAAGGATATTTCATTGGGCGCTCGTAGCCTGTTTCGCAATCGCATATCTGGTGGGGGACGATTTTCTGAGCATCCATGTACTGGCAGGGTATTCGGTCCTGGTGCTGGTCTTGTTCCGGCTGCTTTGGGGTTTCATTGGCCCTGAGCACGCGAGATTTACTGACTTTATTTATCACCCCCGCAGTGTATTGAGTTATTTGAGAGACCTGGTCAGGTTCAGTGCCAGGCGCTACCTTGGACACGGACCTGCCGGCGGAACCATGATCATTGCCCTGCTCACAACCCTTATATTGACCACATTATCCGGGCTTGCCCTGTATGGCGCAGGAGAATTTGCAGGCCCACTTGCCGGTCTGATGGCAGGGATTGGAGAGAAAGGGGTTGATGCATTGGAAGATATACATGAATTCCTCGCTGGACTTACGTTGACCCTTGTTGCATTCCATGTTGCGGGCGTAATCCTGTCCAGTTTTGTCCATCGTGAGAACCTGATCAAGGCCATGTTCACTGGTTACAAGGGAGGATTAAAGAATGAAACTGAATAAGATGGTAATAATAGCGGCATTTATGTTAAGTATCCCGGTTTTTGCAAATGCATCAACAGCAGACGACCTGCTGGCATCTTATAAAAGGCTCGGCGCCGGAAATTTCAGCGCAGAAGCCGGCAAGGCAATGTGGAACAAACCGTACAAAGACTCAGCAACCGGTCAGGACAGGAGCTGTGCCACCTGTCATCACAGCAACCTGAGTCTGAGGGGGGAACATGCAACAACTGGAAAAGCGATCGAACCAATGGCAGTTTCAGTTAATCCAAAGCGTCTTAAAGATGCAGCATTTATTGAGAAGTGGTTCAACCGGAATTGCAAGTGGACGATCGGCCGTGAGTGTACACCTCAGGAAAAGGGGAACTTCCTGATGTTTATAAAGAACCAGTAGTCATTGTTTACATGTATAACGGAGGGATATATAATGAAAACCAAATTTAGAATTGGAGCCATTATCATCGGTGTAATTTTATTAGTCGGACAATTTGCCATTGGTGAGGGCCGTGACAGGGAGTGGGACGAACTAAAAGGTGCTAAGTCCGGGGTGGCGCCTGTTGGGCTTGAGTTATACAAAAACGAATGTGGTTCCTGCCACTTTGCTTATCAACCGGGGCTGCTCCCGGCCCGCTCATGGGATAAGCTAATGTCAGACCTTGGGAATCACTTCAACGAAAACGCAGAGCTTTCAGCGAATGATACAGAAACTATAAGGAAATATCTCATGGAAAATGCGGCCGACCGGTCTGACAGGAAACACTCGATCAGGATCACCCGCTCAATAGGAGGCAATGAAACACCGGAGAGGATTACCAGGGTTCCCTACATCATTCAGAAGCATCATGAACTTGCGCCGCGTCACATTACAAAAAATCCAAAGGTGAAAAGCTTCAGCAATTGTAACGCCTGTCACACGCGGGCAGAGGCCGGGTCTTTCAGGAAAAAAGAAGTGGTAATCCCCGGTTTTGGAGCCTGGAATGATTAATATTATAAAAATAACCTTACTGCTGGCCTTTTTTATATTGCATGGCATGGGCGCTGCCTTTGCCGGCGACGACCATGAGCGGGCAAAGAGGCTTAAGGAGGCAGGGGATATCCTCCCGCTCCAGGAAGTTGTAGAGAAGACAGTGCGTGAACATCCCGGTCGTATCCTCGAAGTCGAATTGGATGAACAGGACAATAAATTCATCTACAAACTGGAGATCCTCGATGAAAAAGGTATCTTATGGAAGCTAAAGATTGATGCCAGGACCGGTGAATTGCTGAAACAAAAAATGGAAAGATAATAGTGAGACTCCTTGTAGTTGAAGACGACAGTGATCTCAACCAGAGATTAAAGACCGAACTGAGCCGGTCGGGTTTTGCCGTGGATATAGCTGAGAACGGCATTGATGCAGGCTTCATGGGCGATGAAGTCCCTTATGATGCTGTCGTCCTGGACCTCGGATTACCCGATCGCTCGGGATTGGACGTATTGAAGGGTTGGCGCGCAAAGGGGAATAAGGTGCCGGTGCTGATCCTGACTGCCCGTGGCGCATGGTTTGAAAAGGTTGAAGGATTCAAGGCAGGAGCTGATGACTACCTTTC
The nucleotide sequence above comes from Nitrospirota bacterium. Encoded proteins:
- a CDS encoding 3-deoxy-D-manno-octulosonic acid transferase, producing MYLIYNFLLIFLAIITLPFWLYKVLTKEKHRKGFWEKLGFAGGHSSISGPGAGKDRLRVHVHAVSVGEVIASTPFIKGLRQRHPEIRLTVSTVTPTGNDVARQRLPEADQILYSPFDLPWSVKRFINRVRPDIYVSVETELWPNFLREVKRSGAKSLIINGRISPDAFKGYRRFRPFMKRVLANVDLFCMQSDEDAERMREIGAPAGSVTITGNMKYDQKFIEMDEEAIGAKMRLYGIEKDDKVIVAGSTHPGEDEGIISAYLECLKDFKNPPSPPFSKGGKGGFETVSPGEKLRLIMVPRHIERSAEIEKIVKAKGLDVVRRTGLPNAEKNDLPYRTVIVVDTIGELSTLYSIATIVIIGGSFIPHGGQNPLEAMYYKKPVIFGRHMFNFKKITEEILKAGAGLMVEDDKSLKVTLSGLLTDNSRQLEMGEKGYKIIMRNKGAVERNLAIVEKFLSGC
- a CDS encoding cytochrome b/b6 domain-containing protein, coding for MEIGTEKVKVWDPFVRIFHWALVACFAIAYLVGDDFLSIHVLAGYSVLVLVLFRLLWGFIGPEHARFTDFIYHPRSVLSYLRDLVRFSARRYLGHGPAGGTMIIALLTTLILTTLSGLALYGAGEFAGPLAGLMAGIGEKGVDALEDIHEFLAGLTLTLVAFHVAGVILSSFVHRENLIKAMFTGYKGGLKNETE
- a CDS encoding DUF1924 domain-containing protein — protein: MVIIAAFMLSIPVFANASTADDLLASYKRLGAGNFSAEAGKAMWNKPYKDSATGQDRSCATCHHSNLSLRGEHATTGKAIEPMAVSVNPKRLKDAAFIEKWFNRNCKWTIGRECTPQEKGNFLMFIKNQ
- a CDS encoding diheme cytochrome c, coding for MKTKFRIGAIIIGVILLVGQFAIGEGRDREWDELKGAKSGVAPVGLELYKNECGSCHFAYQPGLLPARSWDKLMSDLGNHFNENAELSANDTETIRKYLMENAADRSDRKHSIRITRSIGGNETPERITRVPYIIQKHHELAPRHITKNPKVKSFSNCNACHTRAEAGSFRKKEVVIPGFGAWND
- a CDS encoding PepSY domain-containing protein, whose translation is MINIIKITLLLAFFILHGMGAAFAGDDHERAKRLKEAGDILPLQEVVEKTVREHPGRILEVELDEQDNKFIYKLEILDEKGILWKLKIDARTGELLKQKMER